In Arachis hypogaea cultivar Tifrunner chromosome 17, arahy.Tifrunner.gnm2.J5K5, whole genome shotgun sequence, a single window of DNA contains:
- the LOC112764449 gene encoding probable L-type lectin-domain containing receptor kinase S.7 translates to MDPSCYNIFCIILLLNLLAAIVPYRFAVSSYASDVPINVTKHFFFPNFNLNNNPRLVHEVKLLGSAKFSDENGAIQIPIESQDTDIRHQAGRGIYNFPIRLLDPRTQTPASFETTFAFQLNNSTSADESSNGGSGLTFIIVPDEFTVGRSGPWLAMLNDVCENDYKAVAVEFDTRKNPEFRDPNDNHIGINLGTIVSTKTINASDAGVSLKDGSVHRAWIKYDGQQRRMDIHLGLADQFVYPSKPIFSESINLTPYLNEYMFVGFSASTGNHTQIHNILSWNFTSTSQAFLRLPSSETCQGQILLQNNTGAAEEATTKSSKDEPSKSFLIFVAVVVIVLVFLIGFYFVSKHRRNAAKSKSPMDVEIHRPRPPNKPRRFTFSELSSATRSYSEIELLGNDSRGVYYRGKLSNGTQVAVKRFSEQFLGTHGSDKKRLLKEIKTISAVRHPNLLPLRGWCQDNHQVMVVYDFVPNGSLDKWLFGAGVLPWTRRFKVIKDVADGLSFLHGKQLAHKNLKCSSVFLDVSFRAVLGDFGFVLMGAESKQFEAQVCHGADVFEFGVLVLEVIAGRKRNESDEGKPEEKNLLDFAWNLHEIDEKVKIVDRKMGSLINLEQAIRVLEIGLLCTLNENKGRPSMEQVVEFLGNMEKPIPELPRTRPVALFPYSSANTGLCNAYSCTF, encoded by the exons ATGGATCCCTCATGCTATAatattttctgcataattttgTTGCTCAATCTTCTAGCAGCTATAGTTCCATACAGATTTGCTGTTTCTTCTTATGCTAGTGATGTTCCAATCAATGTTACCAAACACTTTTTCTTCCCAAATTTCAACTTGAACAACAACCCTAGATTAGTCCATGAAGTGAAGCTTCTAGGCAGTGCCAAATTCTCAGATGAAAATGGTGCAATTCAGATCCCAATTGAGTCCCAAGACACTGACATAAGGCACCAAGCAGGTAGAGGAATCTACAACTTCCCAATTCGCCTTCTAGATCCAAGAACACAAACTCCGGCGTCTTTCGAAACCACCTTCGCTTTTCAGCTCAACAATTCAACATCCGCTGATGAATCCTCCAATGGAGGAAGTGGTTTAACTTTCATAATTGTTCCTGATGAGTTCACAGTTGGAAGATCTGGTCCATGGCTTGCAATGCTCAATGATGTTTGTGAGAATGACTACAAGGCAGTTGCAGTTGAATTTGACACAAGGAAGAACCCTGAATTTCGTGATCCAAATGATAACCATATTGGTATCAATTTAGGTACCATAGTATCTACAAAAACTATAAATGCTTCTGATGCTGGTGTTTCTCTTAAGGATGGTTCTGTTCATAGGGCTTGGATCAAATATGATGGTCAACAAAGGAGGATGGATATTCATCTCGGCCTCGCCGACCAATTTGTTTATCCATCCAAGCCAATCTTCTCAGAGTCCATTAATCTTACTCCTTATCTGAATGAGTACATGTTTGTAGGGTTCTCAGCTTCCACAG GTAACCATACTCAAATCCATAATATACTCTCTTGGAATTTCACTTCAACTAGCCAAGCTTTCCTCCGATTACCATCATCCGAAACTTGCCAGGGCCAGATCTTGCTTCAGAATAATACTGGAGCTGCAGAAGAAGCTACCACAAAGTCTTCAAAGGACGAACCTTCTAAAAGCTTCTTGATTTTCGTGGCTGTGGTCGTGATTGTTCTCGTTTTTCTGATTGGTTTCTACTTTGTAAGCAAGCACAGAAGAAACGCTGCCAAATCAAAAAGTCCAATGGATGTAGAGATTCACAGGCCAAGGCCTCCAAACAAGCCTCGCCGCTTCACCTTCTCTGAGCTTTCGTCCGCAACTCGGTCTTACAGTGAAATTGAGTTGCTTGGAAATGATTCCAGAGGAGTGTACTACAGAGGGAAGCTTTCTAATGGTACACAGGTTGCTGTGAAGAGATTCTCGGAGCAGTTCCTTGGCACACACGGATCTGATAAGAAGCGTTTGTTAAAGGAAATCAAGACAATCAGCGCAGTTCGCCACCCGAATTTGCTTCCCCTTAGAGGCTGGTGCCAGGACAATCATCAAGTCATGGTGGTTTATGACTTTGTCCCCAATGGCAGCCTAGATAAATGGCTATTTGGGGCCGGCGTTCTTCCGTGGACGCGAAGATTCAAAGTCATAAAGGATGTAGCTGATGGCTTGAGTTTCCTCCACGGCAAGCAACTAGCCCACAAGAACTTGAAATGCAGCAGTGTGTTCCTTGATGTCAGCTTCAGAGCCGTGTTGGGGGACTTTGGATTCGTCCTAATGGGGGCCGAATCAAAACAATTCGAGGCTCAAGTGTGCCACGGCGCAGACGTGTTTGAATTCGGAGTCCTTGTGTTGGAAGTAATAGCAGGAAGGAAAAGGAATGAGAGTGATGAAGGGAAGCCTGAGGAGAAGAATTTGTTGGATTTTGCTTGGAACTTGCATGAGATTGATGAGAAAGTGAAGATTGTAGATAGAAAGATGGGATCATTGATAAACTTGGAGCAAGCAATTAGAGTTCTTGAAATTGGTTTGCTTTGCACTTTGAATGAGAACAAAGGGAGACCCTCAATGGAGCAAGTTGTGGAGTTTCTTGGTAACATGGAGAAGCCTATTCCTGAGCTTCCAAGAACTCGCCCTGTTGCCTTGTTTCCTTATAGTAGTGCCAATACTGGACTTTGCAATGCTTATTCTTGTACCTTTTAG
- the LOC112763112 gene encoding F-box/kelch-repeat protein At3g06240-like has translation MATHSDEIPKDLVFKILAKLPVKSLKQFSCVHKSWLNLLENSDFKSIYYENLKSKTAYSLSLFLWRYFDDKRSDGRIYENDVHLFSGERYENMVTLVLPSLFEEIDFDRVLDCVNGIIYHYKTAGLNVKIGLWNPKTDKRKIIPPSIITNESDFDPEVRIHRFGYDNVNDDYKVIQYVYYIHHEFDTYASALANWQIYSLKSNCWKKLDFEMTQKEATHESYVAYLNGVCHWWGWEDDEKEVLVSFNLSIEPFRTTLIDWGQSDTGHPTRTLVMLNESITLISSFDENSRIEISILGEVGVEESWVKLDPLQICGIQWE, from the coding sequence ATGGCAACCCACAGCGATGAGATTCCTAAGGACCTTGTATTTAAAATTCTAGCAAAATTACCTGTTAAGTCTTTGAAGCAATTTAGTTGCGTGCATAAGTCTTGGCTAAATTTACTTGAGAATTCTGATTTCAAGAGCATATACTAcgaaaatttaaaatctaaaactgCTTATTCATTATCTCTCTTTCTATGGAGATATTTTGATGACAAAAGAAGTGATGGACGCATTTATGAAAATGATGTGCATTTGTTTTCGGGAGAAAGGTATGAAAACATGGTTACGTTAGTTTTGCCAAGTCTGTttgaagaaattgattttgatagaGTTCTAGATTGTGTTAACGGTATCATATATCACTATAAAACAGCTGGTCTTAATGTAAAAATAGGACTTTGGAACCCCAAAACTGATAAGCGTAAAATTATTCCTCCAAGTATTATTACTAATGAGTCCGACTTTGATCCGGAGGTACGTATTCATAGATTTGGTTATGATAATGTGAATGATGACTATAAAGTGATtcaatatgtatattatattcatCATGAATTTGACACATATGCGTCTGCGCTAGCAAATTGGCAAATTTATAGTCTAAAAAGTAATTGTTGGAAGAAACTTGATTTTGAAATGACTCAAAAAGAAGCGACTCATGAAAGTTATGTAGCGTATTTGAATGGAGTATGCCATTGGTGGGGATGGGAGGACGATGAAAAAGAGGTACTTGTGTCATTTAATCTCAGCATTGAACCGTTTCGAACCACATTGATTGATTGGGGACAAAGTGATACTGGTCACCCTACCAGAACTTTGGTAATGCTCAACGAATCTATTACTCTGATCTCCTCTTTTGATGAGAATAGTCGCATTGAAATATCAATTTTGGGTGAAGTTGGTGTAGAGGAATCTTGGGTGAAATTGGACCCTTTACAAATTTGTGGCatccaatgggaatga